The window AGGTTAAATTTAAAACAATGCGCTCGGAGCTTAAGAAAAGAGAAGAATATACGCCGATTGAGTTCGTAACAGGACGTGTAAAACGGCTGTCCAGCATACTGGAGAAGGCCCAGCGGCTTAATGTGAAGATGGAGGATCTGGAAACGGGCATTGAAGATATCGCCGGCATACGGATTATGTGCCAGTTCGTTGAGGATATCCGTAGAGTGGCGGAATATATCCGTGCCCGTAAAGATCTTGAAGTGCTGTATGAGAAAGATTACATCACCAATTATAAGGAAAGCGGCTACCGCAGCTTCCATATGATTATTAAATATCCTGTGCAAACCGCTCTGGGACAAAAGATTGTACTTGCCGAAATTCAAATCCGTACACTCGCGATGAATTTCTGGGCTACGATTGAACATTCCCTGAACTATAAATACCGCGAAAGCCTGCCGGATGAAATGCGGATACGCCTGAAAACGGCTGCGGAGGCCGCGTCGATCCTGGATAGTGAAATGTCCAGTATCCGCGAAGAGATTCTGGAAGCACAAAAGACGTTCGAGGAAAATTCGAATATGACCACGCAGGTACTTAAGGCGATTCATCAATTGTATTTCTACCATTTGGTGAATGAGGCGATTGAAAGCCAGGAGCGGTTCAACGCGATCTGGCAGGCGCAGGATATGGAAGCCATGAAAGAACTGCTGGACCATGTGCGGGAGCTGCTCTCAAGTGCGAAGAAGGACAGTCTGCCGGATGGCCTATGAACCGCTGTACCTGGCTTATCTGGTCTACTTCAACCGTGACAGAGATTATTTTGAATGCCATGAGGTGCTTGAAGAGCTGTGGCTGGCCCAGGAACGCGATCCTTTGTATAAAGCCCTGCTGCAGGTAGCAGTCGGGCTGTATCATTTTCGGAATGGCAATGTACGCGGCGCTACGATTATGATGGACCGGGCACATGGTGCGCTAAGGACATATCCTGACGAAATACTTGGCAT of the Paenibacillus pedocola genome contains:
- a CDS encoding GTP pyrophosphokinase yields the protein MDGRDWGTFLLPYEQTVEELKVKFKTMRSELKKREEYTPIEFVTGRVKRLSSILEKAQRLNVKMEDLETGIEDIAGIRIMCQFVEDIRRVAEYIRARKDLEVLYEKDYITNYKESGYRSFHMIIKYPVQTALGQKIVLAEIQIRTLAMNFWATIEHSLNYKYRESLPDEMRIRLKTAAEAASILDSEMSSIREEILEAQKTFEENSNMTTQVLKAIHQLYFYHLVNEAIESQERFNAIWQAQDMEAMKELLDHVRELLSSAKKDSLPDGL
- a CDS encoding DUF309 domain-containing protein, which produces MRRRTVCRMAYEPLYLAYLVYFNRDRDYFECHEVLEELWLAQERDPLYKALLQVAVGLYHFRNGNVRGATIMMDRAHGALRTYPDEILGIDLAKLVREAGIYAEQLNAYAAHPFPYYDLTIDIMDPALAEEVKLAAAGITPNQPQRRGPKRPDKAHRK